The DNA region ACCTTAGAAAATGTACCAGTTTATATTCAACCAGGTCAGGCACCAGGTAGTATCGGTTTAGCATTGGGTTATGGTAGAAAATCAAATGCAGTTCAAGAGAATATGCAAGTAGGTGTTAACGCTTATCCTTTATATCAAAATTTTTCAAATCATCAGACAGTAACAATCGAGAAAGTTGCTGGAGAACATGAGTTTGCTTGTATTCAATTGCAACATACATTAATGGGTAGGGATGAAATTACCAGAGAAACTACCTTAGATGATTTTATAAATAAACCAAAACACGATTGGAATCCTAAACCACATGTTCAATTAGACCATCAAAATGTTGATTTAGAAAAAGTGGATTTATGGGAAGACTTCAAGGATGATATAGGGACTAAATTTAACTTATCTATAGATTTAGCAACGTGTACGGGTTGTGCAGCATGTGTTGTAGCTTGTCACGCAGAGAATAATGTACCTGTTGTTGGTAAAGACGAAATCAGAAAAAGTAGAGATATGCACTGGTTGCGTATTGACAGATATTACTCTTCAGATATGACCGAGGAAAGAGGTAAAGAAGAAGGTATTTTTGGTACGGGTAAATATTTTAACGCCCAAACGCATCCTTCTGATAATCCTGATGTTACTTTTCAACCTGTAATGTGTCAGCACTGTAATCACGCTCCTTGTGAAACAGTTTGTCCAGTTGCTGCAACATCACACGGTCGTCAAGGTCAAAACCAAATGGCATATAACCGTTGTATCGGTACACGTTATTGTGCAAATAACTGTCCGTACAGAGTACGTAGATTCAACTGGTTTAAATATTTTGATAATAATGAGTTTGATTACAATATGAACAGTGATCTAGGTAGAATGGTATTAAACCCAGATGTGGTTGTACGTTCTAGAGGGGTTATGGAAAAATGCTCTATGTGTATTCAAATGACGCAAGCAACTATATTAAAAGCGAAGAAAGAAGGAAGACCAGTTAAAGATGGTGAATTCTCTACGGCTTGTTCAAATGCATGTAGTACTGGTGCTATGGTATTTGGTGATGTAAACGATAAAGAAAGTAAAGTAGCACATATTAAAGAAGATGATAGAACTTTCCATTTATTGGATTTTGTAGGTACACAGCCTAATGTGTTCTATCAATTAGATGTTAGAAATACAAACGAATCATAATAATAATTAAGAATACAATATAATTATGGGTCATTACGAAGCACCTATTAGAGAGCCAATTATCACGGGAGATAAGACTTACCATGATATTACACTAGACGTAGCCGCTCCAATTGAAGGTAAAGCCAATAAAAGTTGGTGGATTGCTTTTATCATTGCACTAGTAGCCTTTCTTTGGGGAGTTGGTGCTATTGCTTATACCATTGGTACAGGTATTGGTGTTTGGGGTCTAAACAATAGAATTAACTGGGCTTGGGATATTACCAACTTTGTTTGGTGGGTAGGTATCGGTCACGCTGGTACATTAATCTCAGCGGTATTATTACTTTTCCGTCAAAAATGGAGAATGGGTATTAACCGTTCTGCGGAAGCTATGACCATCTTTGCGGTTTTTCAAGCAGGTTTGTTTCCGTTAATACATATGGGTAGAATCTGGAACGGTTTCTATACCTTACCAGTTCCCAATCCATTAGGTTCGTTATGGGTAAACTTTAACTCACCATTATTATGGGATGTATTCGCAATTTCAACATATTTATCAGTATCATTAGTATTTTGGTGGACAGGTTTATTGCCTGATTTTGCCATGATTAGAGATAGAGCTACTAAACCTTTCCAAAAGAAAATTTACAGTTTAGTTAGTTTTGGATGGAGTGGAAAAGCTAAAGATTGGCAACGTTTTGAAGAAGTTTCTTTAGTATTAGCTGGTTTAGCAACACCATTAGTACTTTCAGTACATACTATTGTATCGTTTGACTTTGCCACATCAGTAATACCAGGGTGGCACAGTACGGTGTATCCACCTTATTTTGTTGCAGGTGCGGTATTCTCAGGTTTTGCAATGGTACAGACCTTATTATTGATCATGCGTAAAGTTTGTAATCTTGAAGATTATATTACTAGAGTTCACATAGAAAAC from Aureibaculum sp. 2308TA14-22 includes:
- the nrfD gene encoding NrfD/PsrC family molybdoenzyme membrane anchor subunit, coding for MMGHYEAPIREPIITGDKTYHDITLDVAAPIEGKANKSWWIAFIIALVAFLWGVGAIAYTIGTGIGVWGLNNRINWAWDITNFVWWVGIGHAGTLISAVLLLFRQKWRMGINRSAEAMTIFAVFQAGLFPLIHMGRIWNGFYTLPVPNPLGSLWVNFNSPLLWDVFAISTYLSVSLVFWWTGLLPDFAMIRDRATKPFQKKIYSLVSFGWSGKAKDWQRFEEVSLVLAGLATPLVLSVHTIVSFDFATSVIPGWHSTVYPPYFVAGAVFSGFAMVQTLLLIMRKVCNLEDYITRVHIENMNKVILVTGGIVTVAYLSELFVGWYTGSSYEDFVYLSVGAATGPYWWAFWSLIICNSIIPQLFWFKKIRTNYIWTFIIAIFINIGMWFERFDIIVINLSRGHLPSSWTQFSPTFVDIGIFIGTLGFFFVLFLLYARTFPVIAQAEVKSILKSSGNNYKRERDNPSAVKAKVNKEPIIIKEKIVKEEIKIEKTSDDDKQSKTNALLESIGTFDAATQKADNLKKISGVGPVMEKTLNQIGIYTFAQVGKMTNKEYDLLDSITGSFPGRAQRDDWAGQANKLKS